The Hippoglossus stenolepis isolate QCI-W04-F060 chromosome 12, HSTE1.2, whole genome shotgun sequence genome segment CAGATGTGGTAGTGTAAACTCTAAACTGCCAAGACAAACGATAACATCCACAAATGTCATGTACATCTGTTGTGCTGCCAGtttaaagacaaaattaaacaatataaaatcataaggtttaaaaaaaaggtttgatcAGCGGAGCGATTAATTACAAAATGTTGATCTTAAGTCTGATTTTTTAACACCCGGCCCTGGAAGCTTATTCAAGGATTCTGGTCCCATGAAACCTAACACTGATCATGTATTAAAGCAGGTGATGGTTTGCTCTGCTGCCTCGCCCGCCCGTGCACACCATCCACGGGCGCCCAGACTGGTCTGCCAAATATGGACACCGCTAGTGGCCTCGCTGGAGCTCCGATCTGTTCTGTGCTCCTAAGAACTCTTTCACCTCCAAAGAGTAGGCCTAGTTATTTTGTAATCCAAACGTGTACATACATCTTACACAGCAATAAACTTTGTTTCAAGATGTGTACCATGGATGTTGTGAGTTGTAAAATATTTCAAGTTGTACGTATATAGTATGTGTACAGCGAAATTCAACTGGCCAAAATTGGAGCCTGGGTCTTTCtcctcagtgttttattttttatttttctatctctGTGACTTACACTATTGTCCTACAGAGTTTACACCTGTACCTTCAGTTTTTTATCAGATTTATCATTGAATGCTCTTCACCAACCTGTATACATTATATATGCATATTATAACATCATGAAAGTTTCACTGTGACTTGTTTTTGGTCAAACCTATTACTTTGCGTCTGTACAGttcagccattttttttttacttacctGCTGTATTTGTTTCATAATGGTCAACTTGTAGCTATTATTTGTGCATCATGTGTTTGAGATGAAATTCAAGGCCGGGCTGTAATTTCAGTCAAATTAATGCAATGTTGCCATGTttataaatctgtttacatttgACCAGTAAAATTATCCATGTTAACACATTTTATCCCCTCAGCCAAACGGAGTGTGATTATTGAACAGCCAGTTATTGATTGTGATTAAACGTTTGACTGAGTGTGTGACGTCCAgacttttaattaatttggtGTTTTAGATAtagttttaattaattattgtaTAACAGTCCAGTCTCCATGCCTCGTTCAGTGGCAGTAGCAGGGTGAGCACAGGAGGGGCAGCCGGATTAATCTGCTGTGGAAGGTTCATCCAGGTCACTGTTAATCCTATACGTGCAAGAATATAGTGATGCAATTATTCAGATTATTTGTGCCAGAGTCAAAACGCAATATAATGAAATGTGCGTTTGACTATATTTAGTATATATTGTGATTGAAAAAAGAAAGGCTGTAAACTCATCATACATCATCACAAGTAAAATTGTTTTTCAGGCCTGTTATGGTTAGTCTTGCATTACAtaacctttttatatacagtctgtgtacAGAAGATTACATTGTACTGTATGGCCACCTAACAGAGGTATCGGCATCTTAATGTGgggaaaatatgtttgttttagcAGAAATAATCACAAGATTCCAGTGCAGCCACAAGGCCAAAGACCACAAAGGTTCGCTCCATTTCCTTACATGGCACAACCCGCAGGAGGGCGGGGCTTCAAGTGAAGTAGGTGCCAGAGTGAACACTACATAATGTGATCACATGAGTGTTAGTGCCGTCCTAATAATAATCTGTACGATATTTAAAGAATAAGATAATATAACAGTATGTAGTTCTGGATTATCAACAAAGAAGCCAGTTCGCCCTGTATCAGACTGgtttttataatgaaaataataaaagtaatatttatagatgtaattATGTAAtaaatgatagcagcaacagaTAATAATCATAACAACAGTAACGATTATTGTTAACATTATAATTGCAATAATTGTATGATACATACATAGtgataaatattattattactataattattatttctgtttttaaatcagccTCTTTATTGCTGATCCTGAGCTACATATATACAGATGATTAGAAGCcctgttctcctgcagcatgtgacccccccccctttggCCACAAAGTCACATGAAGATGAGGATGTCCCTGTAAATGAGGAAGAGGGGAGCAGGTCAGAGGTCCAGAGTACAGCTGGGTTTCCCAGGACATAAGCTGCCTCCAGTTACACAACATGCACGATCATAAATCTGTATCAGTGTCCTGGTTGATCAAATAATCTCACTGCTTAACTTATTGTAGTTGTAAAAGTAAGGCGGACCATCACAGGCTATGCAGAACTTGGATGTGAATCGAAGCTCACTTTCCCTGTGTTACTTCGACCAATGAGCACCCCCCGTTTTCCTTTGGTAAATCTCTGACCAGTCAAACAACACTCCCACACTTTGAGCCCTGATATCTAACCAATAGTGACATTATTTGCAGATGGAGCAGCAGATCTCTGATGAGAAGGATGAGACTCGTGGAAAAACCCACTGACTGAGAATCTCATTGGAGAAGTTTTTTGAATGGAGCACTTCCTCATTGGCTCCGTCTTCTGGAGCCACGTGGtctaaaccaaccaaccaatggCAGcccctgtgtgttttctcccccTTTACCTGTTTTTTTGATCCTCTGGAGGAATAAAGTTATGTAACAACTCACACTTTGCTTCTATCGAGCACTTCTCCCACAGCTGACCTCAGCCCTGCACGTGTAAGTCTGCTGAACTCACATTTAACACCTGCACCCTCGTGTTCAGGCAGTTTTATCTCTAATAagtgttttctccttttttgtttatttctagCTTCACAGATTTATAATCCCCCCTAAAAACCAACCATGGCAGGAAAAGTTGTGCTGACTTACTTCGACGGCAGAGGGAAAATGGAGTCGATCCGCTGGCTTCTGGCTGCagcggaggtggaggtgaaTAAACGTGTCTTTGCTGTTATGCCTCTAGTTGTATTGCTTTTGattgaaaagcaaacaaacttcTTGAATGTGACTGTTGAATATCTGTTCATTCACAGTTCGAGGAGGTTTTACTGAAGACCCGGGAGCAGTATGAGAAACTCCTCAGTGGTGAGTTTGCGTACAGctgattcaaaataaaaagtagtttctgtgttttcccaaTCACGAGTTTTCAgtgagatttattttattattagcgCCACCTATCGGCTGGAAAACACATCAATCACTTTATTTGAACTATAACCTGTAACCAGATGAAGGGTTTTACTCAATGGATGTCTGGATCAGCTGACACTATTTCCCCCTGTGTTTTTATCCCTTTAAATTAAActggtgtgtgtgatttttttatttttttaaattagaacGTCCCTGCTTTTGAGTCAAATTCTGTCCCACTCAGAGATATGTTTCCTTTTACACTTGAACTCAACCAAAGAACCACCAGGGTGTGGCAGGTATTTGTCCAACAATAGACACAGCAACTCCCTTGTGTGCTCAGACCAAGcctcttttattgtgaagcaatCTTAACAATCTGGAGGAGAAAATCTCAAGTATCACGTGATGCTGAATTTCACAGATACAGTGCACTGGGTGACTTAGTGTTTTACCCCCCTGTGTCCCCTGCCCCTGTGTCTCCTGTCCCTGTGTCTCCTGCCCTGCAGACGGAGATCTCATGTACCAGCAGGTTCCCCTGGTGGAAATAGACGGCATGAAGCTCATTCAGACCAAGGCGATCCTGCAATACATCGCAGAGAAGTACAATCTCCACGGCAAAGATCTCAAAGACAAAGTCATGTATGATCCCCTCATTCCTTAATGTATTTCAATACTGTGTGCTGGGATGTTTTTACTACATGGATGTGTTATGGTAAAATGTTGATGCTTCTCCTCAGGATCAACATGTACTCAGAGGGACTCATGGATCTCATGGAGATGATAATGATCCTGCCATTTGTCACGGATAAAGACACCAAAGTGAAAAATATTGAAACCCAAGCAAAGGAGCGCTATCTGCCTGTGTTTGAAAAGGTACCAATACACCTACTGTATATCTGAAATAGCACACGGTGCCTACAAccacaacagtccccttaggaaaacacattcaaattaactaaatccaggtttttatctttgcacacactcaaaaatatcagTCCTATAATTatgaaaatcctggatctgcaccaaaattgaatggcttcttccctgaccaacACTGCATCCTTCAGCCAAGTTTCGTTCTgatccatccaatagtttttgtgtaatgctgctaacaaaaatacaaaccaacaaacaga includes the following:
- the LOC118119396 gene encoding glutathione S-transferase A4; the protein is MAGKVVLTYFDGRGKMESIRWLLAAAEVEFEEVLLKTREQYEKLLSDGDLMYQQVPLVEIDGMKLIQTKAILQYIAEKYNLHGKDLKDKVMINMYSEGLMDLMEMIMILPFVTDKDTKVKNIETQAKERYLPVFEKALSGPVYLVGGKLSFADVQLMECTLMLEEKLPAILADFRNVKSFQGRMSRLPGISKFLQPGSKRKPQPDDVYTKTVMEVLKHKF